DNA from Metabacillus flavus:
CAAAAAACAGCACGAAAAACAAGACGATGGAAATAATAAATACCGGTAATATCATATCAAAAACACCTCCAGTACACCAATTTCAGTGTACTGAAAGCGCATTACATACGTCAATATGAATATTCCTGAATTTTCTATATATCAAGACTTTTTTCCAGTTCCATTGCAGCAATCACATGTTTCTGTACCGCCAAGCAGCAACTGAAAATAACCTTTACCTGAGCAATATGGACATTCTCTCTTTTCAGCCTTCAATGCCATCTATGATCTCCCCTTTACGATCTATTGTTAATTAAGATATCAGGTATCTTGTCAACAATAAAGTCAGATAAGATGACAAAACAGCTAATGAAAGCGAATACATTAAGTCCATACTCTTGTTTTCTTTAATTTTCTTATTTTTTTGAAAATTATAAAAATAAGTTATATGCGGAGTAATGAAATTGCTCACCGGGGTCCAGCTGGTCAAATAACTTCAGTTTCGGATGGATATCTTTTTCTGCCAGAGCGGTAAGCAGCAAAGACGAATCCGGATCCGTTTTCAGCTGCTCGTAAGGAATAAATGCTGCCTCAAAAAGCTCATCTTCCTGGATGCGGATTACATTGCTTGCTGCCCGAAGTTTAAAGATAATCATGTTATCACTAACCTGTCCTTTTATAACGCCGGATCTTACCCCTACAATTCCATCGATGACCGCCTTAACCCCTGTTTCCTCATAAACCTCTCTGATTACAGCCTGATCAACCGTTTCATTCCCATCCACAAACCCAGCCGGCAAGGACCACTTCCCCATCAATCCCCCGTATTTCTTTTTTACAACAAGCCACCTGTTCGATTCATCGGTAACGATACCTGCAGCAGCCAGCCAAACATTTCCCCGTTTACTTGTCATGATGCCACTCCTCTATCTGTCATTCCATCAAATGGTATATACTTTTTATTATGTACCCAAAAATAATAAAAGGCAAAAGCTATAAGCCTTTGCCTTTCCTTACTTATTAAAAGAACTTGAATTTTCCTTTTTTCATGACCATACCAGGTCCGCCCACCATGTATAGGGCACGGTTGTCGATCATCTTTTTCATGAACGATGCTTTCGTTCCAACAAGCTTCTTGCCGAAAACGGTTCCCACTGCATCATCTTCACCAAGGGAAGCAACTGTACCTTTAATGTCAGCTTTAAAGCCTTCCATTTCTCCCTGGCCTTTAATTAATACAGCGAGGTTCTTCGCACAAGTTTCACCCTGCTGCATCGCAATTTGTGCAGTTGGAGGGTATGGACGGTTGATTTCTTCATTGATAATCAATGAGCAATCTCCAATGATGAATACATCTTTGTGGCCAGGTGCAAGAAGATCAGGAGTAACTTTAACGCGTCCGCGCATGTTCTCGAATCCAGCTTCTTCTACTACGCTGTTTCCGCGGACTCCAGCAGCCCACACAACTGTTCCAGCTTTGATTTCTTCCATATGGTCATCTTTAGCAACGACGATTCCATCTTCCGTACATTCTTTAATCGCTGTACCAATTTTAAATTCTACACCTTTGCGCTCAAGGTGGTTAACTGCATATTCAACAAGTTCCGGATCAAATCCTGGGAGAGCCGTTGGAGCAGCCTCCACACAGATAATGCGGACTTTCTTAGGATCAATATCATATTCACGGCAAAGCTTCGGTACACGGTTGGAAAGTTCACCAAGGAACTCGATACCTGTGAATCCTGCTCCCCCAACAACAATTGTCAAACGGTCATCATGTTTTACTTCTTCAGTTTGATACGTTGCGAATTGAAGCTCAATATGCTCGCGAAGCTGGCGTGCAGCATTAATATTTGTAATTCCGAAAGCATACTCTTTCAAGCCTTGAATTCCAAAAGTTTCCGGCTGAGAACCAAGAGAAACAACCAGATAGTCGTAATCAAGCTCGCCCTTCTCAAGAACAATTGTCTTCTCTTCCGGTTTGATCGCAGTTACTGTATCCTGAACGAAGTTTACACGGCTGCTGATTACTTCTTTGATTTGGTAACGGCATTTATCGTGATGAAGCGTACCTGCTGAAGCTTCATGCAGCCAAGTTGTTTCATAATGATAATCATTTTTGTTAACAAGCGTAATATCCGCATCATTAACTCCTACTAATTTAGAAAGACGGTTAACCGTAATTAAACCACCATAACCTGCACCTAAAACCACTACTTTTGGTTTTCTCAAGACGATCACATCACCTTTACTTAATTTGTCGGTAAAAGAACTAAAATGATACCTGTGTATATTTTCCGCTCTTTTCACCATTTTATTTTGTTTTTCGCCAAAAACTTTGTG
Protein-coding regions in this window:
- a CDS encoding YuiA family protein — its product is MALKAEKRECPYCSGKGYFQLLLGGTETCDCCNGTGKKS
- a CDS encoding NUDIX domain-containing protein — protein: MTSKRGNVWLAAAGIVTDESNRWLVVKKKYGGLMGKWSLPAGFVDGNETVDQAVIREVYEETGVKAVIDGIVGVRSGVIKGQVSDNMIIFKLRAASNVIRIQEDELFEAAFIPYEQLKTDPDSSLLLTALAEKDIHPKLKLFDQLDPGEQFHYSAYNLFL
- a CDS encoding NAD(P)/FAD-dependent oxidoreductase, whose amino-acid sequence is MIVLRKPKVVVLGAGYGGLITVNRLSKLVGVNDADITLVNKNDYHYETTWLHEASAGTLHHDKCRYQIKEVISSRVNFVQDTVTAIKPEEKTIVLEKGELDYDYLVVSLGSQPETFGIQGLKEYAFGITNINAARQLREHIELQFATYQTEEVKHDDRLTIVVGGAGFTGIEFLGELSNRVPKLCREYDIDPKKVRIICVEAAPTALPGFDPELVEYAVNHLERKGVEFKIGTAIKECTEDGIVVAKDDHMEEIKAGTVVWAAGVRGNSVVEEAGFENMRGRVKVTPDLLAPGHKDVFIIGDCSLIINEEINRPYPPTAQIAMQQGETCAKNLAVLIKGQGEMEGFKADIKGTVASLGEDDAVGTVFGKKLVGTKASFMKKMIDNRALYMVGGPGMVMKKGKFKFF